The DNA region GTATGAACTGCCGCAAAGGATGCTGCTCCACAGTCATCCTGCATCACCAGGCCCACGTTGTGTTTTGATACCACCTACTGGTGAAACATGCACCTCAGGCAAAATAGGAATAAACAGCATAAAACTGTGCCAAAACAACGTAACGAGAGAATTCACTTAAAAAACACGTTAAATGGAAAAAGTTAATTAATATCGTGAAAGTGTGAAATATAACGGGTGTAACAAACAgcagggaaagaaagaaactctAAGATTGTCCTCCTAACTGGCAGTTACACATTCACCAGCAGATGGCGCGCTTTATTCATTCCCTAGTACGCTTGAGATATTTAAATATTACGCAATACAACGAATAGTGCCTCTCAGCGGCGTCTATTCGGGTTAATGTGTTTAATAATGACACATAATAATACACTCTCTGTTTGCACCGAGGAGGTTATACAGAAGATATATCTTTCTTTTCGAACATCAACCTCCGCCCGGCGGCGCTACGCCAGAGTCAAAAACGTGCAGATCGGCGGcttttgatgacatcatcactagcgtatcacaacaaaaacaacaacagagctcaGCTGTTCAGCAGCTAACTAGCCGGCCTAGTTACCAAATACTTGCTctttacagctttttaaaacTTCTGGATTTATATCAGGTTGCCACACAGCCTTTAGCACGCTCCTATATACCGAAACCTACAACAATTTCAACAATATGTAGGAATTAATTAATGTGGATCTCCTTTGTCTCCTCTCTGTGCTAACTACTAGCAGGTTAGCTTTTTAACTAAGGACGGGAGGAAGCCTGTTCAAGCAAAAGGTAACGACACGATCTTATATCTCAAAAATAATGCTTCACAATCAGATCCTTTTTTCAAACTACGTATAAAAGTTTAAAGCCGTTAAATTCGCCCGTGAAGCAGGAATGAACCTATAAAGAAAACAGGAGAAGAAATAACGGTGCTACCAAAAGACTTCCAGTCATGTTATAACAATCTGACGTGTCACataactgttattattattattatcatcatcattattattatcaataccGTAGTAAAAGTGATCACGTGTGTATTATATTACGTGCTGGTCAACGGAGGATTTTTGAAGTACCAACGTTACATCGAGGTTATTGCAAACAGGCTGATTGGTCAAATAATGGGAGACATTTAATATTAATCGGTGAGAGAAGGACCGACATTCCCATCCTACAGCGTTTCTGTGCAGGACTTTTAAGGAGAATGCCACCAAATGTCAGAGTTCACATATACTATAATTGTGTATGTGGCCCAGACAGTTGAGTCAGAGTTTGTGAATTTACTAGAGATGAAATCCTTTGAACTGTAGCCATAGTATACATAGTTGAATTAATACGCCAATAAAGTTTAAGTTCAAGCTGAACCACAATTCAGTTCTCAACAATGTGAACATACAACCTACTGTATATAAGTGGTAATCTCCTTTTAGTGCTTGTAAGCGAGTTGTATTGTCTGCTGTAAAGTAAACTTCATACTAAACTAGAACAgtgttttttattctgtttcctgGTCACATAAAGGGTGAGTTGACCAAAAGGCCAATGTCCTGAAATCTGGCATAGACCTTTAaagtaataatcataatcaacCTTTATTTACACTCATAAAGAACACCCTGAGGAACAAGAGCCCTCCTTTACAAGTATGCAGAGTttacacaagaaaaataaaaaggcctGCATCTGTATTAATTTcctgtctgtttattttcttcaaGCCTTCACCAGGATAGAGAGATTTATGGCAAAGCCAGACCACAAGACCTCCCGGTGGAGATTCTGACTTCCGCCAATGACCACCAACATTATATCCCCCTCTGTCATCATGTCACCGCGGAAGAGACCCCTGGTTCCTGTAAGCAGCCGGCGGAAAGCAGTGGATGACTACTTCCCTTTCAACTTCCTACCGGTGGAGTGCCAGCTGCATGTCTTGTCCTTTCTGAATGAGGTGGATAAATGTAGCTGCGCTCTGGTTTGCCTGAGCTGGAGCTGCCTCATCCGCTCATGGAAGCTGTGGAGGGTGGCCGACTATTCCCGTCGCGGCGTCTTCCACCTGGGTCAGGAGGGGCTGCTCGTTTCCAACCGCGAGTTCGAGAGGTGGAAGTCCTGGGTGCACCATTACACGCACCACCTCATCTCCCGCCGGGCCAGCCTGCTGACGCTGAAGGCCAGCTTTGACCTGGGCGATCGCTGTAACAAGTGGGGCGAGCTGCTGAGCCACCTGCTGGATAACATCCACTGCAGGGACCTCAGCCACCTAGACCTCAACTGGACCTTCACTCTTCTAGAACCGCTGGACCTCAGGGTCcactccagctccagctcccaCCAGGACAGCATTACCAAGATGGACCAGGTAACATGCTTGCATTGATTGTATTTACAATTAAAGTTGCACCAGATTCACATGCTGGTGGTGGCTTCTGATTTGAGCAAGCAGTAAAAAATCTGAACTTCAGCACGTGCTTTTATATGACAGTGACATTTGGGAGAtaacaggaaatgaggagagaaagagttggGGAACAACATGCAGCAAAGGTCTgctgctggaatcaaaccatTGTGACATTGTGGTTATGTGACATGAAATTGAAATTAAGAAATCATCAGAAGCAGCCTGCCTGAGGATCTGAGGCTGCGCTCTGGCAGCAACACAACAATATAACTGGAAGCTAAACCATGAGGTGTTCTGAAGATAATTAGTAAAATCTTGTAAAATCTGTTGTAAAACTTATCGGTAAGCAGTGAAGGGAGGCTAAAAGTgattatattttgtcttttagtatttatttaaagctgagcagctgcattttgttcttcagttgataaaaacattattGAAGGACTTTAGTGTTCAATCATGGGGCATTCTTCTTCATCACAGCCCCTCTTTATAAATCCTGCAAAACTTGTCAAACTGATTAAAGCACTTTCTGAGGCATCAGTGATGTTTGAAACTTCAGACGTCATCACTCACGTTCAGTATTGGGCAAGCTACTTGGAAAGTGTAGTGAGCTAAACTACCAGTTACATTAAATGAAGCTCCACTACATTGACGCTATCCCCCAGAGAAATGTAGCAAGCTAAGCTACAACATGGCAAAAGTAGTTCGCTACATCAAAgctacttttttattttttattctattattagTAGTAGCAGGAGTAGtagtatattttatatgattggTAGTTTAAAAAGTGGTCATTTTATTAGGCCCACTCTGTACTAGTGGCTATATCTACATACATTTCAAGCAAATAATTTTGACTAACCACCATACTTTTGAGAGACTAGCATTTTTGTTGTATCCTCCGCTGGTCgatgtttaaaaacaacaaaagtaataTTCCCATCTCTTCCCTCctatatgtatttgtttatttgttttagtttgtatAACAGGTATACAGGTCCGTGCATGGCGGTGGCGTCACTTACTGATCTTCAGCAGTTTTATATCAGTCCACAGCAGAAAGCTCAGTTGTGCCTGAGCTGCAGAAATGCTTGATGGGAAAATGTAGCTTGTGTGGATGCCACTGCACTACTTGATCAATAAAAGAGCTTCACTACTGAAAAGCTATTTTATCCAGAAAACAGCGACGCTACCACCACTCTACTGAGAAATAGTAGTAGTTAACCTAGTAACGCCGCTACTGCCCAACACGGCTCACGTTGTATTCTGCAGTGAAACAGTGTTCTTCACAGCAGTGAAACAAGCTGTTTTCCCTGTTTTTCACTACTATTTTCCCTAGTTTTGCTAcctgttgatttaaaaatgcaatCAATTTACATCTCAGGGCTTCCAAAGCAAGGCATGGCATAAAAGTTTGGGAGCCGCTGTTATAACGTGTTCTTCTCCATATTGACATGTCACTTGTTATACAGACAGATGTTTCACACACATGTTTCAtctgtttggtttgatttgaCAGGTGACCAGTTTCCAGGAGCTGCTGACCAAACTCACACACAGTTGCCCACGCATCTCCAAGATGCGTTTACACTTCGACTGGTCAGATGTGTCCGTGTCGCTGCTCACCCAGTTCCAGCAGCTCCGAGTCCTCGAGCTCAAATATTTCTGGGTCTTCAAAGGAGTGACTCCCTCGACGCTGCAGACTCTCACCAAATCCCTGCCTAACCTGAAGTCTCTGACTCTGCACATCCTGGTGCCACTGAGGAACCTGGGCATCTCCTACACTCtggagtctctctctctggagttCCTGGACGTGTCGCCCAGTCGGGGCCTGGTCTTCTCCTGTCTGAAGCTGCCCGCCCTGCGAGAGCTACGAGCCAAGAAGATCGTCCGCGGCATCACACTGGACCGGCGGACCAGGCTCAGGATCCAGAGCCGGTGGCCCTGCCTGTACCACGTCCTCCGGGAGGGGACGCCAAAGCTCCAGGCCCTAAACAATGAGAGGCTCCTCCCCACgtggagagaggagagctaTGGCGAGCTGTCTGCCATCCTGGAACAGTCCTGTTACTGTGTCCAGCATCTAGACAGCTGGCTGTGGTAGTCAATGCTATGACTTACAATAAATCAAGTGCATAATGGTCATTCACTGGTAGATTCCAGAAAATACACACCATTCTTGtctctgtctgaatgaactAATTATTTACGCAGAGGGATGCAATATAGTTGCAGATGAAAACTGAGACTTAGGTTGTTTCCAGCTCTTCCACAGAAAGCTGCTGTTATAGCTGGAAATACTTTACCAAAAGTTGATGAGACAATGACACACAGCCTTCTATTCttctattctgttttttttttttttttttgtccagtaTCTCCAAAAAGCAAAGGTGCTTCATGCTTACTGCACTGTGTTGTGTTGGCCTGGATTCATTTCCACTCAGTGCTGGAAACATGACGACATTTACCACAACTCCACCTGAGCCATGTGTGCACGGCCCATTTATTGTGAAAAGAAGACTAAATACAGTGAGTGGAATGGCTTCTCCAAGTTGTGGAGAGTTGTGCATTTTAAACTCAGCCTGAGTTTATTCCACAGAGAATAGTACATTGGAGGATTAGGACCACTGGTAAAAACAAATCTGAGTTTTTGAGAATCAAGgcaaaatattttgataataaaagtCATATTTGTGCAAGAAATAGTTGTAATATGTCaagtattttaaaaagctgtacTGTTATGAGGCAAAAGTCataatttcaagaaaaaagGCATTACATTTTGTGAAAAGGTTGTAATTTTCAGGAAAAAGCTGTAATGTATCGAGAATAAAGTCCTGAAATATATTGAGAGAAAAGTTGCAGCGTTAGGGGACAAAAGTGaacatttcaaattgtaatATGAGAAAAAGTTGTGGTCAAACTTGAAATATCACagcttttttctcaaaatattaatatacatgGACTTCATTCTCGCTATTAGATTACTGAGAAGTTGAATACAGCTTTTTTCCTAACAACAGTTATAGAAAACTGatttgtactgtactgtaaattcAACTATTGTTATTAATTTGGTCATTGATTGAATTCAATCGTATTTATCCTCAAACATCCAGTCATCCACTGTTTCCAATGGAAGGACCAGGCTGTATAGAAAATACAGGAATAGAGTCCTCTGCTAGAGAATTGCACAGTTGACAGATAAGATCAGGTGTGCACatgctgtaaatatttaaaaaatggacTTAAATTGATCACATGCTCATAGAATACATATAATAAATTGTATCCTACACATTTGAACTATGTCATTTTagtaatacagaaaaaaaattcaacaatCAGTGTGAGGTAAAGTCACTTATTGAACCAAAAATGGGTCAAGGACCAAATCCTGTAGAATACCAGATATCCTGAAAACCCAAACTGGTTCTGTATCTGCACTCTGACATGGCTGCTGAATACTTGACACATTCACAGGCAGCTTTAAGCTGGTGTAATTCTTATTACAGCCTGTCAAGAATGCTGCACAACTTAACCAGAGTTCATTCCAGTGCTGGACCAATTTGCACCCaacatatttttcttgaaaGCCTTTTTTGGGTTGTTTCATTATTGATGTGTGTTGCATTAGTGGAattgcattgtgtgtgtttctcccaAAAGCAGCGACAGCTAATGCAATGATTTTATGAggttttaaaagatttaaacttgctgtcttaaaataaagaaatgcatCAACCATTCCTGTTTGGAAAGGTTTTGCATATTTCCACTGCTGTCATGGGAGCTTGTTGTTGCTCAAAGCACCACAGCAAGTGAGTGACCAAAGTCCAGCTGTTTTCCATGTGTGGATTAAGTTTTGGATCATAGACTCCAGATAATGTATGTGAAATTTgtgaaattttattttcattccttTTTACCAGGAGCCTCAACTGTTTGCCTCTGACAGCTGAGAAATAGAATCAGTGCTTCTGCAATTATCCTCCTAATCAGCAGAGGTCCTTATTGTCAAAGGTTTGGCCCTGAAGATTTCTCGTCTTACAGCGGAACcttgtgtttacagctgcaCTAGTGTAACATTGTCCTCTAAATCAATGGCGTCTGATCATTTCACTCCAGGACATGTGTTGTACGAGTAGCAGATTTGTGCTTGAGGGTATTTATGCTCTTTGGAATATAtcaagtgtatgtgtgaggtTTGGTGGAAATGATAAAACTTTGATTGTACAATATTTCACATGACTCTTTGTAAAGAATTATCCTTGATCTCAATTGTCATTCAtaatatgttgtgtgtgtgtttgtgcgtgcttgtgtgtgtgtgtgggcatcaGCTTGAAGTTTCACTTCTTTAACAAGTGACAACTCCTCCAGCACCTACCTCCTGCTTTCTAATGAATAAATCCTTTCTGAAAACAGCACAAGGGCACTTCTGATCATGTGATCGGAAGTGAGCTGGAGGCCCTAACATTTGGACAGACATAACATCTGGTCTCTTCCACATTTAACTTTGTTGTAACAtctggggccagatgcataaaactctgtgtagattcatgactaaaactttGTGCACGCACAAACccagaaatatgcatacacattttttttcgtCAGATTTATGAAGCTGTGCGTActcatggttctgttttataaatctcagtcattgtggaACTGGGCGCACATGcacaagcctcatttccactcccccAGTTATCCATACatggatgaagacacacccTGAACCACCCATTTTCATATCAGTTTAccacctgctccaccagtctgaacacctgtcaatgaaacaaacggGAAAGacaagtgcttgctcatgggggaattgttgggtctctctctctgtatattaaagagtatggtctagacctgctccatgtgaaaagtgccctgagatgacttttgttgtgatcaggcgctatatgaataaaaattgatatgaatgaaattgaattgaaagaAGTACAGTTTGACAGATTGTGTTGCACCGGCaggttctccaacagcagaacagctgtcattataCACAACCATTACACacagctgtgcagctctttataccGTTCAtgtcattaattcatcacatggactgtaaaccatcatcagcagtgatctaaaaaatgtaatcaatgatgTAATCagtttatatttcatctccagcTTATCACATCACCCTCAGATTGCTTCAGAAAAACGTGTGCGCCTGGTCTGAAGAATGCATGAGATGCAATTCTCACCACCCACACAGTCtgcttttataaataccagtttatgtgtggGAAATGGCGTGTGCATGGTTTTTTGTGTGTACGCAtcatttatgcatctggcctCTGGTCTATTCCATATTTTGCTTTCAGAGTCCAAGAGCACCAGAGATTTGTTTCTGGGTTTTAACATTGTTGCACATGTTAACTTTGACTGAGTTCATGGAATTCACTATAAAGTTTCTTCAAGTTGTGTGAAACCAAAAAGTGCTTTCACAAGTGTCAAAAACATCATTACATCCCTAACAGCACATTAATCAGAGATCATGTACAAAGCGAAACAGGAATGCGGCCTCGCTGCCATGGTTTTCCTTTATTGTTGTGCCATCTTAGTGTTTCAATATGGTTGGTTCGTTTTGATCTCCTTGACCCTGCAACGAGAACATCTGTTCTCAGAATAAATAACCTTAGTCGCACCCAGCCCAGGCCCTCTTTCATACACTGTTACCATTTTGCCTATTTGTCTCCCTGTATTTCCTCTCCTGAGGTCAGGAatgtttgtgcatatgtgtgtgtgtgtcttggtgGTCGTGGTTCCCTGAGGATGGGGGCTTTCCAGCAAATTCAACGATTTCCCAAATCACCCTGTCCTCtattctcctcctctttttttcctcctctcttatCCAGCCCTCTCAGCACTCCCTTCATATGCTTTTCATTTGTTGGGAGTTTGTCAATTGCACAGGATCTGTATTGATATGTATGTTTGGGGACTGGCATCCGACCCCCTGCACTGAGGTTTCACCTGGCCGTGGATAGCAGAAGTTGGAATAAATGTTTATGCAACTCGGGACTCTTGACACCTACATGATGCTAGTGTTCTTGTAACTCCTTGATGGATTTTCTTCACCAGCAGCTCTTGTGTCCAGGGAGGCATGTGTTTACCATGGTTCGGACAATGTACGCTAACGTTCATAGAAAAGGAATGTgaggaggtgtgggtgtgtgtgtgatgggttGGAGAGTGTAGCGTGAGGATAAAGTGTTCCTTGAGGTTTACCTAACCCCTGTATTAGTGGCAAGACCACAGTAACCACCTCCAGATGTTTGAGAGCACAATCAGATGGATTATTTACAACAAGGCCAATGAACATTACCCTCTTCACACTATTACATTTACTCTTTGCTCCTTCGGTAATATCCAAGTTAATGCTTAACCTAAGCATAGGCCCTTAATTGCTGAGGCCAAACCCCATTTATGGGAGGGAGGTTACTTGCATGCGTACAGATCAGTCATTTCAGACCAGAGGCATACACTCTCAGGGACTCATCAGACTCATCTTTACCAGTCAAGCATCGAGACCCTTTAGGAGTCGCCAAAGGAAGCAGCCACCATGCCGAAAGGATCCTACACATCCATGGCCTTTGCCACTGCCTTCATCGTCCTGAGCATCTCTGCCATTGCCGGGTTGATCACCATGATAATTTTGTACACGAATCAGATCGCTGGAATGCACCCGACACCACCTCCAACCTTATTATCCACCACTGAGGCACCACCACCCGTCATGCGGCTGCCGAAGAATCTCATACCTGAGAAGTACGAGGTCCACATCAAGCCTTACCTCTACCCCAAAATCATGGAGGAGGTGAATGTCACCAGTCCCAACCAGACGATGCTCTTCACAGGAAACTCTACTGTTCACTTTCACTGTGTCCAGAAGACTGGCAGCATCTACCTCCACAGCAAGAACCTGGCAGTTTCTAGTCCGGTGGTGAAGACAAAAAAGTCTGATCAGAAGGTATCAGTGTTCAGAATGAAACATCATGAAGATGGAAGCGACTTCCTGGAGATCCAGTTGAATAATGCATTGGAGGCAGGATATAACTACAGTTTGAGTCTGACTTTCGAGGGAGAAATATCCGAAAATCTTGAAGGGCTGTATGTAAGCACATACAATGACGGTGTCCCAGCTTATGAAGGTGATACAAACTCAGAGaggtaagtaaaaaaaaaaagcaatgataACTTTAAAGCTTTAAAGGGTAGAATGTGTGATCATAGCCTCTTTTAAAGTATTCTGATGgcatacatttttgtttatagaaaaatgaaacaatcctTTCAGGTTTTCTCTCAGTGAATTGGTCAGCAGAAGTAGTAAGCACATATTTTTGCTACAACCACTGGGGGAGCAGCAAATTCAAGAACTCTCAGTGGCGTTAGGAGACATAAATTGAGATAAAAGTATTCTATAGGTGAATCCACATGTTATGTTCTCAAGCTCTCTATGGCAGGGTCAAAATTAACTTTCTGTAACTttcaaagatattcatttgACAGGTGAAGCCTGTCCAAACTTTTGTCTAGTGCAGTATATTGGAAGCACTTTTCAGAAGGGATCTCTTGATATATACTCCATCAGAACTGTTTATCAGACACTTAAATAGCCTCAGAAACACCTTCCATGCCAACTCCACAACACCTGCAGCCCCTGGTCTAAGCTAAAATGATCCACAAGCTGATATCAAGCTGGTTCTCGGATCAGTAACTGTAATGTATTtacaattatttacatttataatttggcttaaaaaaaatctgaaatacaCAGTGTAAACCTAGAATTCTCCAGCAAAGTATGATACTCCCATGGagattaatgaaaatgaaaataatttaattgaacAGAGGCTTGTGggttttgctctgtttttttaagtttattgtCTGCTGATAAGGCAGCTGGTAAGAGCACAGCCTAGTAAGTGTTTAGTGATTAGCAGGTGAAAAGGTGTGTATTAAAACTGTCTCAACATGTTTTTGtaggttttattttagttgtctACATTACATGTAACAGTGGTTTCAACTGCATTTTGATAACTACTGCACTGTGGCGTTTCTACAGGATTGTAGCAACACATTTCTTGGCAGAAGTTGTgcaaaaacagttaaataaaagagaaattcCTTACATACAATGCAACAAGAGTTCAAGTGCAGTAATGGTGACTTCAGCCCACTTCCCCATACTATTTCAGCGACGTGAGGTATTATGgagcaaataaacacatgagccaagacactaaaatgttaattaattgtgATAAAGTACAATGTATTCATGATGAGTCATTAGTCTTTTTATTTATGATGaatcattcatatttttatttacttttaataaaaataaatctagaTTTTAttactaattagcaaatgcatgttaacatgctaaactcAGACAGTAAATATGGCTAATGttacctgctaaatatcagcacattaacattgtcattgtgagcatgtagCATGTTGACATCAGAATTTAGCTCAAGTACAACCGCAGAGCCGTTAAGGTGGCAATGTGTGAGGTTGTTGACTGCAAGGTTTGAGGTAATATGCTAAAACTAAACTTGGACCATGACCTGTGTCTTTATAgttataatacaataaaatatcaaatcaaaCATGGATCCCcttcaaagacattttttgtcttttgagaAAATAAGCCTGACCAACTCACATGTTTTGATTTTGGAGCTAAAATGGAAAATAAGGTGTGTTACTGTTTAGTAGcttgtttgttcatttatatgtttgtgtagTTTAGTTTTCTAGATTGAAAAGGAGAACGCAATATGaaatcacgcacacacacaatgtggttttttttgttttttggttttttttggtcttGGGTTAACTTTTGTATGTTTGCTATTGTTTGTCCCAAGTACACAATCTAGCATCTGACCTTAAGtgtgtgttgtggacaaaatgaCCACCAGTATCAAAAAGTttgaaagacacagagacacattgttcatttgtttaAGTTGATGCTTTTGAACTTATCTATTCAAAGTCATTTAACATGGCTGCTTTATGACATCTTTTTATGTTGTTCCTTCAGTATATAGCAGATAATGATGGGCTGATTGTCCTTATACATATTCATAGGTTCCTTGCCACCACCGATATGGAGCCAACAAATGCCAGGAAACTGTTTCCTTGTTTCGATGAGCCAGAAATGAAGGCAGTATTTGAAGTGACCATCACCCACAGGCGATACACGAAAGTTCTGGGAAATGCAGAAGAAGCAGGTGAAAAAACAAGCTCCTATGATAATGCGAAGCTAATAGGCAACAAATGGcaacaaatgtgtgtttattatgcTTCTGTCCACATAGCAATAACAGATAAACAGTAATAACAGAATAAATTATGTCCTTCCTTATACTGGTCTGCTTTGTTTCCACTCTCTTAGGCTCATATAACATAGATTCTGAGTGGGACTACACTAAATTTTATCCAACACCAAGGATGTCGACATACTTGTTTGCCTTCACAGTTTCAGAGTTCCAATGTACCGTGTCCAATCGTAATCATTTGACTATTAAGGTATGTATGATCCTGTCGCTTCAAGTTGGCGTGGTGTTGACTGAAACTTTGGCTAGTGTGACATTTCTGCCAATGAATTTCTAACTTTATTCTCCAAACAGCAATTTGATCAAAagtttactgtcaaaatatTAGACCTGCCTATAGGTTTTGTACAGTATGGTTTTAATGCCATACCAAAATACCATTCATATACCAAATACCAAAACTGTATCCAATAACTAAATCATTTCATTATCCTCAActgttattcttatttttttgctCATACAGATATGTGCTCGCCCTGAGGCCATTACCGCTGGATACACTAATTATGCAGCCAGCATCACCAGACAGATTCTTGAGTTCTACGAGAGTCATTTTGGAATTGATTACGCTCATAATAAGCTAGGTAAAACTTTGTCAAGATATAATTGGATGCTTCTATACTAACTGGATACTCTTTAACAGTATTAATAACTATTGGATAAGTAA from Thunnus albacares chromosome 7, fThuAlb1.1, whole genome shotgun sequence includes:
- the si:dkey-12e7.1 gene encoding uncharacterized protein si:dkey-12e7.1; the encoded protein is MTTNIISPSVIMSPRKRPLVPVSSRRKAVDDYFPFNFLPVECQLHVLSFLNEVDKCSCALVCLSWSCLIRSWKLWRVADYSRRGVFHLGQEGLLVSNREFERWKSWVHHYTHHLISRRASLLTLKASFDLGDRCNKWGELLSHLLDNIHCRDLSHLDLNWTFTLLEPLDLRVHSSSSSHQDSITKMDQVTSFQELLTKLTHSCPRISKMRLHFDWSDVSVSLLTQFQQLRVLELKYFWVFKGVTPSTLQTLTKSLPNLKSLTLHILVPLRNLGISYTLESLSLEFLDVSPSRGLVFSCLKLPALRELRAKKIVRGITLDRRTRLRIQSRWPCLYHVLREGTPKLQALNNERLLPTWREESYGELSAILEQSCYCVQHLDSWLW